One stretch of Micromonospora echinospora DNA includes these proteins:
- a CDS encoding CDP-glycerol glycerophosphotransferase family protein, with protein sequence MRGDLVRKLLARVLTTGLAVLAFLVVALTGATGWGLALAVAALAATAWERRVRPSADGLAETVLVAAGILVGYSRRLDDGFDPALAATALALLGLVLLVGPLRQAGALEIRAANLPVRTWTPLVAARLGDALLALLALVALAAVLTLPAWSALVATLLVGAGCGAVALDLARRRFRPPAGGGPVGRALRRHQPEFVLHFSAPPGSEYQVTMWLPYLERIGRPFVVVLREPELMPAVAAATRAPVVLCPTLKALDEALAPSLRVAFYVNHGAKNAHLIRFNQLTHVQLHHGDSDKAPSANPVSAIFDKIFVAGQAAIDRYARAGVEIPADKFVVVGRPQVEAIEVRREPVAASAHPTVLYTPTWTGHHADANYCSLPVAETLIRRLIDRGAAVILRAHPYTDKNPASARQLARLTELLAADRAKTGRPHLWGAAAAREMTLTECVNRADALVSDVSGVISDWLYSGKPYAVTDTGADGEHFVERFPLAASGYVLRRDMSNVDQVLTDLLDADPKAAQRWAARTRYLGDFPADAYAEAFLAAARRELEADWVVPAQRAVV encoded by the coding sequence ATGCGTGGTGACCTGGTCCGCAAGCTGCTCGCCCGGGTGCTGACCACCGGGCTGGCCGTGCTGGCCTTCCTCGTCGTGGCGCTCACCGGAGCCACCGGCTGGGGCCTGGCCCTGGCCGTCGCGGCGCTCGCCGCCACCGCCTGGGAACGCCGCGTCCGCCCGTCGGCCGACGGCCTCGCCGAGACGGTGCTCGTCGCCGCCGGCATCCTCGTCGGCTACAGCCGTCGCCTCGACGACGGCTTCGACCCGGCCCTCGCGGCCACCGCGCTCGCCCTGCTCGGCCTGGTGCTGCTGGTCGGCCCGCTGCGACAGGCCGGCGCGCTGGAGATCCGGGCGGCGAACCTCCCGGTCCGCACGTGGACGCCGCTGGTCGCCGCCCGGCTCGGTGACGCCCTGCTGGCGCTGCTCGCCCTGGTGGCGCTCGCCGCCGTCCTGACCCTGCCCGCCTGGTCGGCGCTCGTCGCCACGCTGCTCGTCGGCGCCGGATGCGGCGCGGTCGCGCTCGACCTCGCCCGGCGCCGGTTCCGGCCGCCCGCCGGCGGAGGCCCGGTCGGCCGCGCGCTGCGCCGCCACCAGCCCGAGTTCGTGCTGCACTTCTCCGCGCCGCCCGGCTCGGAGTACCAGGTCACCATGTGGCTGCCGTACCTGGAACGGATCGGCCGCCCGTTCGTGGTGGTGCTGCGCGAGCCGGAGCTGATGCCCGCGGTGGCCGCCGCCACCCGCGCCCCGGTGGTCCTCTGCCCAACCCTGAAGGCGCTCGACGAGGCGCTGGCGCCCAGCCTGCGGGTCGCGTTCTACGTCAACCACGGCGCGAAGAACGCCCACCTGATCCGATTCAACCAGCTCACCCACGTGCAGCTGCACCACGGTGACAGCGACAAGGCCCCGAGCGCCAACCCGGTCTCGGCCATCTTCGACAAGATCTTCGTGGCCGGGCAGGCCGCGATCGACAGGTACGCCCGCGCCGGCGTGGAGATCCCCGCCGACAAGTTCGTCGTGGTCGGCCGGCCGCAGGTCGAGGCCATCGAGGTACGCCGGGAGCCGGTCGCCGCGTCGGCGCACCCGACGGTCCTCTACACCCCGACCTGGACCGGGCACCACGCCGACGCCAACTACTGCTCGCTGCCGGTGGCCGAGACGCTGATCCGCCGGCTGATCGACCGCGGGGCGGCGGTGATCCTGCGCGCCCACCCGTACACCGACAAGAACCCGGCCTCGGCCCGCCAGCTCGCCCGGCTCACCGAGCTGCTCGCCGCCGACCGGGCGAAGACCGGCCGCCCGCACCTGTGGGGCGCCGCAGCGGCCCGCGAGATGACGCTCACCGAGTGCGTCAACCGGGCCGACGCGCTGGTCTCCGACGTCTCCGGCGTCATCTCCGACTGGCTCTACTCCGGCAAGCCGTACGCGGTCACCGACACCGGCGCCGACGGCGAGCACTTCGTCGAGCGGTTCCCGCTCGCGGCGTCCGGCTACGTGCTGCGGCGCGACATGTCGAACGTGGATCAGGTGCTCACCGACCTGCTCGACGCCGACCCGAAGGCCGCGCAGCGCTGGGCGGCGCGCACCCGCTACCTGGGCGACTTCCCCGCCGACGCCTACGCCGAGGCATTCCTCGCCGCCGCCCGCCGCGAGCTGGAGGCCGACTGGGTGGTCCCGGCGCAGCGCGCCGTGGTGTAG
- a CDS encoding DegT/DnrJ/EryC1/StrS family aminotransferase, producing MAGPHPEFIPPARPIIGEAEIEAAVRVLRSGRVVQGPEVAAFEEEFGDLVGGRHCVAVNSGTSALQLTLMALGFGPGDEIIVPSFSFAASANAVRLVGAEPVFVDIEPSSFCVDPEAVAAAVTPKTVAIMPVHLYGHPAAMDRIMAIAQQHGLAVVEDAAQAHGAELNGTPVGAFGTAGCFSFYPTKNMHALEGGMISTADAELARTLRLLRNQGMEQRYANEIVGANMRMTDVAAAIGRVQLTQLGEWTEQRRANAKYLDSAITGMVTPPVADGAKHVYHQYTVRVRGDRDAAQARLTELGIGNAVYYPTPIHRLKPYLTADGTPGPWDLPETERAAAEVVSLPVHPSLSQAELERIAEGANLAGGAR from the coding sequence ATGGCCGGGCCGCATCCAGAGTTCATTCCCCCCGCACGGCCGATCATCGGCGAAGCCGAGATCGAGGCGGCCGTCCGGGTGCTGCGGAGCGGCCGGGTCGTGCAGGGCCCCGAGGTCGCGGCGTTCGAGGAGGAGTTCGGCGACCTGGTCGGCGGCCGGCACTGCGTCGCCGTCAACTCCGGCACCTCCGCGCTGCAGCTGACGCTGATGGCGCTCGGCTTCGGCCCGGGCGACGAGATCATCGTCCCCTCGTTCTCCTTCGCCGCGAGCGCCAACGCGGTGCGGCTGGTCGGCGCCGAGCCGGTCTTCGTGGACATCGAGCCGAGCAGCTTCTGCGTCGACCCGGAGGCGGTCGCCGCCGCCGTCACCCCGAAGACCGTCGCGATCATGCCGGTGCACCTCTACGGCCACCCGGCCGCCATGGACCGGATCATGGCGATCGCGCAGCAGCACGGCCTGGCAGTGGTCGAGGACGCCGCGCAGGCGCATGGCGCCGAGCTGAACGGCACCCCGGTCGGCGCGTTCGGCACCGCCGGCTGCTTCAGCTTCTACCCGACGAAGAACATGCACGCCCTGGAGGGCGGCATGATCAGCACCGCCGACGCCGAGCTGGCCCGCACCCTGCGGCTGCTGCGCAACCAGGGCATGGAGCAGCGGTACGCCAACGAGATCGTCGGCGCCAACATGCGCATGACCGACGTGGCCGCCGCCATCGGCCGGGTGCAGCTCACCCAGCTCGGCGAGTGGACCGAGCAGCGCCGCGCCAACGCCAAGTACCTCGACTCGGCGATCACCGGCATGGTCACCCCGCCGGTCGCCGACGGTGCCAAGCACGTCTACCACCAGTACACGGTGCGGGTGCGGGGCGACCGGGACGCCGCTCAGGCCCGCCTCACCGAGCTGGGCATCGGCAACGCGGTCTACTACCCGACCCCGATCCACCGGCTCAAGCCCTACCTCACCGCCGACGGCACGCCCGGCCCGTGGGACCTGCCGGAGACCGAGCGGGCCGCCGCCGAGGTCGTCTCGCTGCCGGTGCACCCGTCGCTGAGCCAGGCCGAGCTGGAGCGGATCGCCGAGGGCGCGAACCTGGCCGGCGGTGCCCGATGA
- a CDS encoding TetR/AcrR family transcriptional regulator, whose amino-acid sequence MTTEKRRAPAGAAVLRGEITSAIRTAVMQELAEVGYGRLSIEAVARRAGVSKTAIYRRWRSKLDLVLDMVSAVAGRNIPLLDTGSLLGDLEILLHVMARALRHRLAAQIIPDLLAEAARNPQIAEKLQAALDDYQQAVGRILIGRAVERGELSPDTDRRAAVDLIVGPVYWRMAISRAPLEPAEVPRMAAAIVAALRVACVGPVRDEVEV is encoded by the coding sequence GTGACGACCGAGAAGAGGCGTGCCCCGGCCGGCGCGGCGGTGCTGCGCGGGGAGATCACCAGCGCCATCCGTACCGCCGTGATGCAGGAGTTGGCCGAGGTCGGCTACGGTCGCCTCTCCATCGAGGCGGTGGCCCGCCGGGCCGGTGTGAGCAAGACCGCCATCTACCGCCGCTGGCGGTCCAAGCTCGACCTGGTGCTGGACATGGTCTCCGCCGTGGCGGGCCGCAACATCCCGCTGCTGGACACCGGCAGCCTGCTCGGTGACCTGGAGATCCTGCTGCACGTGATGGCGCGTGCGCTGCGTCACCGGCTGGCCGCGCAGATCATCCCGGACCTGCTGGCCGAGGCGGCCCGCAATCCGCAGATCGCGGAGAAGCTGCAGGCCGCCCTGGACGACTACCAGCAGGCGGTGGGCCGGATCCTGATCGGCCGGGCGGTCGAGCGCGGCGAGCTGTCCCCGGACACCGACCGGCGTGCGGCCGTCGATCTCATCGTGGGGCCGGTCTACTGGCGGATGGCGATCTCCAGGGCCCCGCTGGAGCCCGCCGAGGTGCCCCGGATGGCGGCCGCGATAGTCGCCGCCCTGCGGGTAGCATGCGTGGGGCCTGTGCGCGACGAGGTGGAAGTCTGA
- a CDS encoding C39 family peptidase, which yields MKHHLKRQLRRIATERPYQIIAGSAAALVLAAGAGTALAAGEDAPVHQENSASVAELGARLGEPASRGEARIVVPPASPSATPSASPSTSPSAKKAAADPDVTKAAPKPPSSRTLDYDYQAQINYYYCGPAAVRNALSATGVERSQDALAGPLGTTEMGTNSAEDTTRVLNQQVKGNPYRTRMIPGSASAAQMDRLQADVVEAISNGRGVVANVAGTATDTNGGWHSFPGGHYVAVIGYKDDGRTVRIADSADPSLPSYWLTTIDLAHWIASRGYSA from the coding sequence GTGAAGCACCACCTGAAGCGTCAGCTGCGGCGGATCGCCACCGAGCGCCCGTACCAGATCATCGCCGGATCGGCCGCGGCGCTCGTGCTGGCCGCCGGCGCCGGCACCGCCCTCGCCGCCGGTGAGGACGCCCCGGTCCACCAGGAGAACAGCGCCTCGGTCGCCGAACTCGGCGCACGCCTCGGCGAGCCCGCCAGCCGGGGCGAGGCACGCATCGTCGTCCCGCCGGCGTCGCCCAGCGCCACGCCCAGCGCGTCGCCCAGCACCTCCCCGTCGGCGAAGAAGGCCGCGGCGGACCCGGACGTCACCAAGGCCGCGCCGAAGCCGCCGTCCAGCAGGACGCTGGACTACGACTACCAGGCGCAGATCAACTACTACTACTGCGGCCCGGCCGCCGTGCGCAACGCGCTCAGCGCCACCGGCGTCGAGCGCAGCCAGGACGCGCTGGCCGGCCCGCTCGGCACCACCGAGATGGGCACCAACTCGGCCGAGGACACCACGCGCGTGCTCAACCAGCAGGTCAAGGGCAACCCGTACCGGACCCGGATGATTCCCGGCTCGGCCAGCGCGGCCCAGATGGACCGGCTCCAGGCCGACGTGGTCGAGGCGATCAGCAACGGCCGGGGGGTCGTCGCGAACGTCGCCGGCACCGCCACCGACACCAACGGCGGCTGGCACTCGTTCCCGGGCGGCCACTACGTCGCGGTGATCGGTTACAAGGACGACGGCCGGACCGTCCGGATCGCCGACTCGGCCGACCCGTCGCTGCCGTCGTACTGGCTCACCACCATCGACCTGGCGCACTGGATCGCCAGCCGCGGCTACTCCGCCTGA
- a CDS encoding ABC transporter ATP-binding protein, translating to MAEQTLPLNAGPVIDSGRVPTVVVDDVHVIYRIHKGAAGGTTPVSALKRIVSRTKAPNIREVHAVKGVSFTAYQGEAIGLIGSNGSGKSTLLRAIAGLLPPARGAVYTKGQPSLLGVNAALLNDLSGERNVVLGCLAMGMHPDEVKRLAPEIIEFSGINERGDFASLPMRTYSSGMGARLRFAIAAAKKHDVLLIDEALATGDRKFRSRSEQRVRELRESAGTVFLVSHSIGSIRDTCERTIWLEGGVLKMDGPTKEVCDAYEGQK from the coding sequence GTGGCTGAGCAGACCCTGCCGCTGAACGCCGGCCCCGTGATCGACTCGGGTCGCGTGCCCACCGTCGTGGTGGACGACGTGCACGTGATCTACCGGATCCACAAGGGAGCCGCCGGCGGCACCACACCGGTCTCCGCGCTCAAGCGGATCGTCTCGCGCACCAAGGCGCCGAACATCCGCGAGGTGCACGCGGTGAAGGGCGTGAGCTTCACCGCGTACCAGGGCGAGGCGATCGGCCTGATCGGCAGCAACGGCTCCGGCAAGTCGACGCTGCTGCGGGCCATCGCCGGGCTGCTCCCGCCGGCCCGCGGCGCGGTCTACACCAAGGGCCAGCCGTCCCTGCTGGGCGTCAACGCCGCGCTGCTCAACGACCTGTCCGGCGAGCGCAACGTGGTGCTCGGCTGCCTCGCCATGGGCATGCACCCGGACGAGGTCAAGCGCCTCGCCCCGGAGATCATCGAGTTCTCCGGCATCAACGAGCGCGGCGACTTCGCCTCGTTGCCGATGCGCACCTACTCCTCCGGCATGGGCGCCCGGCTGCGCTTCGCCATCGCCGCCGCGAAGAAGCACGACGTGCTGCTCATCGACGAGGCGCTGGCCACCGGTGACCGCAAGTTCCGGTCCCGCAGCGAGCAGCGGGTCCGCGAGCTGCGGGAGAGCGCCGGCACCGTGTTCCTGGTGAGCCACTCGATCGGCTCGATCCGGGACACCTGCGAGCGGACCATCTGGCTGGAGGGCGGCGTCCTGAAGATGGACGGCCCCACCAAGGAGGTCTGCGACGCGTACGAGGGCCAGAAGTAG
- a CDS encoding ABC transporter permease translates to MANTAVADPESGLTRAQLARRYGLRVAGERPPLGEYARRLWAYRHFMTAYSRAKVASSLSNTQLGQLWQVLTPLTNAAVYFLIFGVILSQSRNVPNFIAYLCTGVFIFMFTQTAVSNGTSAITGNLGLIRALQFPRAALPITVTLVQLQQLLMSMVVLTAIVLFTGEPVTWRWILLAPTLLLQSIFNVGLTMIMARIGSKVTDLKQIMPFVMRTWLYASGVLYPVALFRQHLPHWAANLLEWNPPLVFIELARFSLLDSHQANLVSSPPKLWALGLFWAIVMGIGGFLYFWRGEKEYGRG, encoded by the coding sequence ATGGCCAACACCGCGGTGGCCGACCCCGAATCCGGACTCACCCGGGCCCAACTGGCCCGGCGGTACGGGTTGCGGGTGGCCGGGGAACGACCGCCCCTGGGCGAGTATGCCCGCCGTTTGTGGGCGTACCGGCACTTCATGACCGCGTACTCGCGGGCGAAGGTCGCCTCCTCCCTGAGCAACACACAGCTCGGGCAGCTCTGGCAGGTGCTGACACCGCTCACCAACGCGGCGGTCTACTTCCTGATCTTCGGCGTGATCCTGTCGCAGAGCCGGAACGTGCCGAACTTCATCGCGTACCTGTGCACCGGCGTGTTCATCTTCATGTTCACCCAGACCGCGGTGTCGAACGGCACCAGCGCGATCACCGGCAACCTGGGCCTGATCCGGGCGCTCCAGTTCCCCCGGGCCGCGCTGCCGATCACCGTCACCCTGGTGCAGCTCCAGCAGCTGCTCATGTCGATGGTGGTGCTGACCGCCATCGTGCTGTTCACCGGCGAGCCGGTGACCTGGCGCTGGATCCTGCTCGCCCCGACGCTGCTGCTCCAGTCGATCTTCAACGTCGGCCTCACCATGATCATGGCCCGGATCGGCTCCAAGGTCACCGACCTGAAGCAGATCATGCCGTTCGTGATGCGCACCTGGCTGTACGCCTCCGGCGTGCTCTACCCGGTGGCGCTGTTCCGCCAGCACCTGCCGCACTGGGCCGCGAACCTCCTGGAGTGGAACCCGCCACTGGTCTTCATCGAGCTGGCCCGCTTCTCGCTGCTCGACTCGCACCAGGCCAACCTGGTCAGCTCGCCGCCGAAGCTCTGGGCGCTGGGCCTGTTCTGGGCGATCGTCATGGGCATCGGCGGGTTCCTCTACTTCTGGCGCGGAGAGAAGGAGTACGGCCGTGGCTGA
- a CDS encoding bifunctional cytidylyltransferase/SDR family oxidoreductase: MTQDHTTAPDAAPASPAPWRPARTVAVILAGGTGTRLGLGIPKQLLKIAGKPIIEHTLAVFEGAPEIDEIIVLMATGHVDDARRIVADAGFRKVTKVIEGGETRNDTTRIALDAVGEGDVNILFHDAVRPLVSTRIVRECVNALWTYSAVDVAIPSADTIIQVDADECITDIPVRSRLRRGQTPQAFRSGTIREAYRRAEGDPDFAATDDCGVVLRYLPGTPIKVIDGSDENIKVTHPVDVHLADKLFQLAAAQAPRLTDHRSYAEELTGRTIVVFGGSYGIGHDLAELARGYGAQVFPFSRSTTGTHVERAEDVTAALKTAFEATGRIDHVVVTAGILEKGALAEMDSETMDRLLHVNFVGPVTIARQSLPYLQQTKGQLLLYTSSSYTRGRARYALYSATKAALVNLTQALADEWAEFGVRVNCVNPERTATPMRTRAFGEEPEHTLLSSEAVAQASLDVLISELTGQVVDVRRAPGEQAAAVPAQPSADRSELSTGA, translated from the coding sequence ATGACGCAGGACCACACCACCGCACCGGACGCCGCGCCGGCGAGCCCGGCACCCTGGCGGCCCGCGCGTACGGTGGCCGTGATCCTCGCCGGGGGGACCGGGACGCGCCTCGGGCTGGGCATCCCGAAGCAGCTCCTCAAGATCGCCGGAAAGCCGATCATCGAGCACACCCTCGCCGTCTTCGAGGGCGCGCCCGAGATCGACGAGATCATCGTGCTGATGGCCACCGGCCACGTCGACGACGCGCGGCGCATCGTCGCCGACGCCGGCTTCCGCAAGGTCACCAAGGTGATCGAGGGCGGCGAGACCCGCAACGACACCACCCGGATCGCGCTCGACGCGGTCGGCGAGGGCGACGTCAACATCCTCTTCCACGACGCGGTGCGCCCGCTGGTCAGCACCCGGATCGTGCGCGAATGCGTCAACGCGCTCTGGACGTACTCGGCGGTGGACGTGGCCATCCCGTCCGCCGACACGATCATCCAGGTCGACGCGGACGAGTGCATCACCGACATCCCGGTCCGCTCCCGGCTGCGCCGCGGCCAGACCCCGCAGGCGTTCCGCTCCGGCACCATCCGCGAGGCGTACCGCCGCGCCGAGGGCGACCCCGACTTCGCCGCCACCGACGACTGCGGCGTGGTGCTGCGCTACCTGCCCGGCACGCCGATCAAGGTGATCGACGGCTCGGACGAGAACATCAAGGTCACCCACCCGGTCGACGTGCACCTGGCCGACAAGCTGTTCCAGCTCGCCGCCGCCCAGGCGCCCCGGCTGACCGACCACCGCAGCTACGCCGAGGAGCTGACCGGCCGGACCATCGTGGTCTTCGGCGGCAGCTACGGCATCGGCCACGACCTCGCCGAACTGGCCCGCGGTTACGGCGCCCAGGTCTTCCCGTTCAGCCGCTCCACCACCGGCACCCACGTCGAGCGCGCCGAGGACGTGACCGCCGCCCTGAAGACCGCGTTCGAGGCCACCGGCCGGATCGACCACGTGGTGGTCACCGCCGGCATCCTGGAGAAGGGCGCGCTCGCCGAGATGGACTCCGAGACGATGGACCGTCTCCTGCACGTCAACTTCGTCGGCCCGGTCACCATCGCACGCCAGTCGCTGCCGTACCTGCAGCAGACCAAGGGTCAGCTGCTGCTCTACACGTCCAGCTCGTACACCCGGGGCCGGGCCCGCTACGCGCTCTACTCGGCCACCAAGGCCGCGCTGGTCAACCTCACCCAGGCGCTCGCCGACGAGTGGGCCGAGTTCGGCGTACGGGTCAACTGCGTCAACCCGGAGCGCACCGCCACCCCGATGCGGACGCGGGCGTTCGGCGAGGAGCCGGAGCACACGCTGCTCTCCTCCGAGGCGGTCGCGCAGGCGTCCCTGGACGTGCTGATCTCCGAACTGACCGGCCAGGTGGTCGACGTGCGCCGGGCCCCCGGTGAGCAGGCCGCCGCCGTACCGGCGCAGCCAAGCGCCGACCGGTCCGAGTTGTCCACCGGCGCCTGA
- a CDS encoding alpha/beta fold hydrolase, with protein MGDATGNRHLILLHGMGATGEVWLPWAPLLERRWPGRWLAPDLAGHGWSPPLDGYSFEALAQRVADGLGPVRLGPHDRLVLLGHSLGGVVALALAARQRALPIDAVVGLGIKAVWSPAELAKAGELAARPVTWFATRDEAARRYLRVSGLAGLFAPDHPVVEAGLRRVDGRWRLAMDPAAFAVGDPRLPALLAATGVPVLLARGEQDPMVSDEQLKELGVPVATLPGLGHNAHVEDPAAVLALLDTYL; from the coding sequence ATGGGTGATGCGACGGGGAACCGGCACCTGATTCTCCTGCACGGCATGGGTGCCACCGGCGAGGTGTGGCTGCCCTGGGCGCCGCTGCTGGAGCGCCGCTGGCCCGGGCGCTGGCTCGCCCCCGACCTGGCGGGCCACGGCTGGTCGCCGCCGCTCGACGGCTACTCCTTCGAGGCCCTCGCTCAGCGCGTGGCCGACGGGCTCGGCCCGGTCCGGCTCGGCCCGCACGACCGGCTGGTGCTGCTCGGGCACTCGCTCGGCGGGGTGGTGGCGCTGGCGCTCGCGGCCCGGCAGCGGGCTCTTCCGATCGACGCGGTGGTGGGGCTCGGCATCAAGGCGGTCTGGTCCCCGGCCGAGCTGGCGAAGGCCGGCGAGCTGGCCGCCCGGCCGGTCACCTGGTTCGCCACCCGGGACGAGGCGGCCCGCCGCTACCTGCGCGTCTCCGGGCTCGCCGGGCTGTTCGCCCCGGACCACCCGGTGGTGGAGGCGGGGCTGCGGCGGGTGGACGGCCGCTGGCGGCTGGCGATGGACCCGGCCGCGTTCGCGGTCGGCGATCCCCGGCTGCCCGCCCTGCTGGCCGCCACCGGCGTGCCGGTGCTGCTGGCCCGCGGCGAGCAGGACCCGATGGTGAGCGACGAGCAGCTCAAGGAACTGGGCGTGCCGGTCGCCACCCTGCCCGGTCTGGGCCACAACGCGCACGTCGAGGACCCGGCCGCCGTGCTCGCCCTGCTCGACACGTACCTCTGA
- a CDS encoding Gfo/Idh/MocA family protein, translated as MNEGRKLRAGLIGLGAMGRNHARVLSNLDGVELVGVVDPAGDVTGTLRAPVVPELSDLLALGVDYAVVACPTALHEPIGMELAANGVCALIEKPLAQSVDAATRLVEAFETAGLVAGVGHIERYNPALQSLRTRLEAGELGEVFQVVTRRQGPFPHRIADVGVVMDLATHDIDLTAWVTGQEYTSVSARTVSRSGRLHEDMVAVVGQLADGTMVNHLVNWLSPLKERSTVVTGDKGCFVADTLTADLTFYANAAIDTEWEALRAFRGVAEGDMVRYAIPKREPLLVEHERFRDAVEGKQSDIVTLRQGLRTVQVAAALLEAASDGRTVAVGPAAADRDGRGLQPTPA; from the coding sequence ATGAATGAAGGACGCAAGCTGCGGGCCGGTCTGATCGGCCTCGGCGCCATGGGGCGCAACCACGCCCGGGTGCTGTCCAACCTCGACGGCGTCGAACTGGTCGGCGTGGTCGACCCGGCCGGCGACGTGACCGGCACGCTGCGCGCGCCCGTCGTACCCGAGCTGAGCGACCTGCTCGCCCTCGGCGTCGACTACGCGGTGGTGGCCTGCCCGACGGCGCTGCACGAGCCGATCGGCATGGAGCTCGCCGCCAACGGCGTCTGCGCGCTGATCGAGAAGCCCCTCGCGCAGTCCGTCGATGCGGCAACCCGGCTGGTCGAGGCTTTCGAGACCGCCGGCCTGGTCGCCGGCGTCGGCCACATCGAGCGCTACAACCCGGCGCTGCAGAGCCTGCGCACCCGCCTGGAGGCCGGTGAGCTGGGCGAGGTCTTCCAGGTCGTCACCCGGCGCCAGGGCCCGTTCCCGCACCGGATCGCCGACGTCGGCGTGGTGATGGACCTGGCCACCCACGACATCGACCTCACCGCCTGGGTGACCGGCCAGGAGTACACCTCGGTCTCCGCCCGCACGGTGTCGCGCAGCGGCCGGCTGCACGAGGACATGGTCGCGGTCGTCGGTCAGCTCGCCGACGGCACGATGGTCAACCACCTGGTCAACTGGCTGAGCCCGCTCAAGGAGCGGTCCACTGTCGTCACCGGCGACAAGGGCTGCTTCGTGGCCGACACGCTCACCGCCGACCTCACGTTCTACGCCAACGCCGCCATCGACACCGAGTGGGAGGCGCTGCGCGCGTTCCGTGGCGTGGCCGAGGGCGACATGGTCCGCTACGCCATCCCGAAGCGGGAGCCGCTGCTGGTCGAGCACGAGCGGTTCCGCGACGCGGTGGAGGGCAAGCAGAGCGACATCGTCACCCTGCGGCAGGGCCTGCGTACCGTCCAGGTCGCCGCCGCCCTGCTGGAGGCCGCCTCCGACGGCCGTACCGTGGCCGTCGGCCCGGCCGCCGCCGACCGTGACGGGCGCGGCCTGCAGCCGACCCCGGCCTGA